A section of the Streptomyces sp. SCL15-4 genome encodes:
- a CDS encoding rhamnogalacturonan acetylesterase, whose protein sequence is MSLTRRQVTATALAAVPLARRSPKGARRLHIAGDSTAAQKYADAAPETGWGMALPFFLRKELEVANHAVNGRSSKSFVDEGRLDALLAEIRHGDLLIVQFGHNDEKATDPARYTEPWTSYQRYLRLYVDGARARGARPVLATSVERRRFDAAGTALPTHGDYPAAVRALAEEEKVALLDIEALSLALWQRLGPKETKTYFNWTATEQDNTHFNPPGAIAVARLVARELLRTRVLARSDLRRLDEDVPASWITWPPAPAS, encoded by the coding sequence GTGTCCCTCACGCGCAGACAGGTCACGGCCACCGCGCTCGCCGCCGTCCCCCTTGCCCGGCGTTCGCCGAAAGGCGCCCGCCGTCTCCACATCGCCGGTGACTCGACGGCCGCACAGAAATACGCCGACGCCGCTCCCGAGACCGGCTGGGGCATGGCGCTGCCCTTCTTCCTCCGCAAGGAGCTGGAGGTCGCCAACCACGCGGTGAACGGCCGGAGTTCGAAGAGCTTCGTCGACGAGGGCCGGCTGGACGCACTGCTCGCCGAGATCCGGCACGGGGATCTGCTGATCGTCCAGTTCGGGCACAACGACGAGAAGGCCACCGATCCCGCCCGGTACACCGAGCCGTGGACCTCGTACCAGCGGTATCTGCGGCTGTACGTCGACGGGGCCCGCGCGCGTGGTGCCCGGCCCGTCCTCGCCACCTCCGTGGAGCGCCGCAGGTTCGACGCCGCCGGCACCGCCCTGCCCACCCACGGCGACTACCCGGCGGCCGTGCGGGCGCTCGCCGAGGAGGAGAAGGTCGCGCTGCTCGACATCGAGGCGCTGTCGCTCGCGCTGTGGCAGCGGCTCGGGCCCAAGGAGACGAAGACCTACTTCAACTGGACCGCCACCGAGCAGGACAACACGCACTTCAACCCGCCGGGCGCCATCGCCGTGGCGCGGCTCGTGGCACGGGAGCTGCTGCGCACCCGGGTGCTGGCCCGGTCCGACCTCCGCCGGCTGGACGAGGACGTCCCGGCGTCCTGGATCACCTGGCCGCCCGCTCCCGCGTCCTGA
- a CDS encoding SigE family RNA polymerase sigma factor, with protein MGTVVDDAASVEFHAFFERHYAELARLAHLLTGEPDAADDLAADALLALWHRWDRVRAADHPVAYARGVVANLARTRIRGAVRERRRIALFWPRAEERTENPDVAGVVDVQGALRRLPFRKRACVVLRHAFDLSEKDTALALGISVGTVKSQTSKGMAELQRLLGPQGDPRRVHAVMAARGGESGGRNR; from the coding sequence GTGGGCACAGTCGTCGACGACGCAGCCTCCGTGGAGTTCCATGCCTTCTTCGAACGGCACTACGCCGAACTCGCCCGCCTCGCCCACCTGTTGACCGGCGAGCCGGACGCCGCCGACGATCTGGCGGCGGACGCCCTGCTGGCCCTGTGGCACCGCTGGGACCGGGTGCGCGCGGCCGACCATCCGGTGGCGTACGCGCGAGGCGTGGTCGCCAACCTGGCCCGTACCCGGATCCGCGGCGCCGTGCGCGAGCGGCGGCGGATCGCGCTGTTCTGGCCGCGCGCCGAGGAACGCACCGAGAACCCGGACGTCGCCGGCGTGGTGGACGTCCAGGGGGCGCTGCGCAGGCTGCCGTTCCGGAAGCGGGCGTGCGTGGTGCTCCGGCACGCGTTCGACCTGTCGGAGAAGGACACCGCGCTCGCGCTCGGGATCTCGGTGGGTACGGTTAAGAGCCAGACGTCCAAGGGCATGGCCGAACTCCAGCGGCTGCTCGGCCCGCAGGGCGACCCGCGGCGGGTGCACGCGGTGATGGCGGCCCGGGGCGGGGAGAGCGGAGGAAGGAACCGATGA
- a CDS encoding pectinesterase family protein: MPLSRRGLLTASTAAAALALTSAPAHARPRPFGRYGSPARRLTPGTLYVDPHGRGDFASVQAAVTAATGGGRTLVIAPGTYRETVAVDPGRTEMTWIGATGDPRDVVIVHDNAAGTPKPGGGTHGTTGSATATVQADGFTARWITFANDWLRADHPGTTGTQAVALKAQGDRSAFWHCRFLGHQDTLYADSPALSVFARQYYAHCYAEGDVDFVFGRAAAVFEHCRFRTLNRTDLAAAPYGFVFAPSTAAANPHGFLVTRSRITSEAPDAFYKLARPWVPSSDPTARPMLTVRDTWLGPGIDAATPYTDMAAAHPWQEQRFAEYRTTGPGAVVTVPENRPRLTDAQAASATRAAWLGDWTPWAER; the protein is encoded by the coding sequence ATGCCCCTGTCCCGACGGGGTCTGCTCACCGCGAGCACCGCGGCCGCCGCGCTCGCCCTGACTTCCGCCCCCGCACACGCCCGTCCCCGCCCGTTCGGCCGCTACGGCTCCCCGGCCCGCCGCCTCACCCCGGGCACCCTGTACGTCGACCCGCACGGCCGCGGCGACTTCGCCTCCGTCCAGGCCGCGGTCACCGCCGCCACCGGCGGCGGCCGGACCCTGGTCATCGCCCCGGGCACCTACCGCGAGACGGTCGCCGTCGACCCCGGCCGTACGGAGATGACCTGGATCGGCGCCACCGGGGACCCGCGGGACGTGGTGATCGTCCACGACAACGCCGCCGGCACCCCCAAGCCCGGCGGCGGCACCCACGGCACCACCGGTTCGGCGACGGCCACCGTCCAGGCCGACGGCTTCACCGCCCGCTGGATCACCTTCGCCAACGACTGGCTGCGCGCCGACCACCCCGGCACCACCGGCACCCAGGCCGTCGCCCTCAAGGCGCAGGGCGACCGGAGCGCCTTCTGGCACTGCCGCTTCCTCGGCCACCAGGACACCCTGTACGCCGACTCACCGGCCCTGTCCGTCTTCGCCCGGCAGTACTACGCCCACTGCTACGCCGAGGGAGACGTCGACTTCGTCTTCGGACGGGCCGCCGCCGTGTTCGAGCACTGCCGCTTCCGCACCCTGAACCGCACGGACCTGGCCGCCGCGCCCTACGGCTTCGTCTTCGCGCCCTCCACCGCCGCCGCCAACCCGCACGGCTTCCTGGTCACCCGGAGCCGCATCACCAGCGAGGCCCCGGACGCCTTCTACAAGCTGGCCCGCCCCTGGGTCCCCAGCTCCGACCCCACCGCCCGCCCGATGCTCACCGTCCGCGACACCTGGCTCGGCCCCGGCATCGACGCGGCCACCCCCTACACGGACATGGCGGCGGCCCACCCCTGGCAGGAGCAGCGGTTCGCCGAGTACCGCACCACCGGCCCCGGAGCGGTCGTCACCGTCCCGGAGAACCGGCCCCGGCTGACCGACGCGCAGGCCGCGTCGGCGACCAGGGCGGCCTGGCTCGGCGACTGGACGCCGTGGGCGGAGCGCTGA
- a CDS encoding pectate lyase, producing the protein MSALVGATALVLAVTGTASAHPARHAAPDRQTLPAGDGWAAYGTGTTGGAAADPAHVYTVSTWEQFKAALADGGSAPKIVRVKGTLDADGPGCDTFAVPGYDFDAYLKTYDPAVWGRAKTLDAEPDGSPEGLRRASAARQDAFIKAAVPANTTIVGIGRDAGFKGASLQIKGVDNVIVRNLAFESPLDCFPQWDPTDTADGNWNSEYDSAVVYGSTHVWMDHDTFTDGDHPDSTLPSYYGRLYQQHDGELDVVKGADYVTASWNVFEDHDKTILIGNSDSAATAAVDRGHLKVTFHHNLFRNLVERAPRVRFGQVDSYNNHFVAGDGYSYTYGIGMESQLVAEHNAFTLPDGARAGAVLKKWKDAPVTAADNYVNGRPVDLLAVHNADVPGEILRSGAGWTPSLRTRVDRPSAVPGIVGHHAGAGRLR; encoded by the coding sequence ATGAGTGCCCTGGTGGGCGCCACCGCCCTCGTCCTCGCCGTCACCGGCACCGCGTCCGCGCACCCCGCCCGCCACGCCGCACCCGACCGGCAGACGCTGCCCGCCGGGGACGGCTGGGCCGCCTACGGCACCGGGACGACCGGCGGGGCCGCCGCCGATCCCGCGCACGTGTACACCGTCAGCACCTGGGAGCAGTTCAAGGCCGCCCTCGCCGACGGCGGCAGCGCGCCGAAGATCGTCCGGGTCAAGGGCACCCTCGACGCCGACGGGCCCGGCTGCGACACGTTCGCGGTGCCCGGCTACGACTTCGACGCCTATCTGAAGACCTACGACCCGGCGGTGTGGGGCCGCGCCAAGACCCTCGACGCCGAGCCCGACGGCAGTCCCGAGGGCCTGCGCCGCGCCTCGGCCGCCCGCCAGGACGCCTTCATCAAGGCGGCCGTCCCCGCCAACACCACCATCGTCGGCATCGGCCGCGACGCCGGGTTCAAGGGCGCCAGCCTCCAGATCAAGGGCGTCGACAACGTCATCGTGCGCAACCTGGCCTTCGAGAGCCCCCTCGACTGCTTCCCGCAGTGGGACCCGACCGACACCGCCGACGGCAACTGGAACTCCGAGTACGACAGCGCCGTGGTGTACGGCTCGACCCATGTGTGGATGGACCACGACACCTTCACCGACGGCGACCACCCGGACAGCACCCTGCCGTCGTACTACGGCCGCCTCTACCAGCAGCACGACGGCGAGCTGGACGTCGTCAAGGGCGCCGACTACGTCACCGCGTCCTGGAACGTCTTCGAGGACCACGACAAGACGATCCTCATCGGCAACAGCGACAGCGCGGCCACCGCCGCCGTCGACCGCGGGCACCTGAAGGTCACCTTCCACCACAACCTGTTCCGGAACCTGGTCGAGCGGGCGCCGCGCGTCCGCTTCGGGCAGGTGGACTCGTACAACAACCACTTCGTCGCGGGCGACGGCTACTCCTACACCTACGGCATCGGCATGGAGTCCCAGCTCGTCGCCGAGCACAACGCGTTCACCCTGCCGGACGGCGCCCGGGCCGGCGCGGTGCTGAAGAAGTGGAAGGACGCCCCGGTCACCGCCGCCGACAACTACGTCAACGGCCGGCCGGTGGATCTCCTCGCCGTCCACAACGCGGACGTGCCCGGCGAGATCCTGCGGTCCGGGGCCGGGTGGACGCCGAGCCTGCGCACCAGGGTGGACCGGCCGTCGGCCGTTCCCGGCATCGTCGGCCACCACGCGGGCGCCGGACGCCTGCGCTGA